The Fictibacillus arsenicus genome contains a region encoding:
- a CDS encoding NAD(P)/FAD-dependent oxidoreductase has protein sequence MENREIFDVTIIGGGPAGLYSAFYSGLREMKTKIIEFQPHLGGKIHVYPEKMIWDVGGHTPLPGAKLIEKLVEQGLTFNPEVVLNEKVESMTKDEDGIFILKGASGEQHYSKTVIVAVGSGILNPQRLDIEGAERFEVSNLNYTVKSLQQFKDKTVVISGGGNTAIDWANELVPIAKKVYLTYRKGTLAGHEAQVTQLMNSCADCIFNTSISKLFACPNHEVIEQIELTNHVTGEVSYLPIDEVIINHGFEQDTSLLGNCDLNIELADNFYIAGNANSESSVPGLYAAGDILKHEGKLNLIAGTFQDAANAVNKAKQFIQPDAQTVAMVSSHNEVFKERNRELVKQMIH, from the coding sequence ATGGAAAACAGAGAGATTTTTGATGTAACCATTATCGGTGGAGGGCCAGCAGGTCTGTATTCTGCCTTTTATAGCGGATTAAGAGAGATGAAGACAAAGATTATTGAGTTTCAGCCTCATTTAGGCGGTAAGATTCATGTATATCCTGAGAAAATGATCTGGGATGTTGGCGGCCATACCCCGCTCCCTGGTGCAAAACTTATTGAAAAACTGGTTGAACAAGGGTTAACGTTCAATCCGGAAGTTGTTCTAAATGAAAAAGTTGAATCGATGACGAAGGATGAAGACGGTATTTTTATTTTAAAAGGTGCCAGTGGAGAACAGCATTATTCAAAAACGGTGATCGTTGCAGTGGGCAGTGGTATCTTAAATCCTCAGCGGCTAGATATTGAAGGTGCTGAAAGATTTGAAGTGTCTAATTTAAACTACACTGTGAAATCCCTTCAGCAATTTAAAGATAAGACAGTCGTCATTTCAGGCGGCGGTAATACTGCGATTGACTGGGCAAACGAACTAGTGCCGATCGCCAAAAAAGTATACCTTACATATCGAAAAGGAACGTTAGCTGGACACGAAGCTCAAGTTACACAGCTTATGAACAGCTGCGCGGACTGTATTTTCAACACCTCGATCTCGAAGCTGTTTGCTTGTCCAAACCATGAGGTGATCGAGCAGATTGAGCTGACCAACCATGTGACCGGTGAGGTTTCCTACCTTCCAATAGATGAAGTTATTATCAATCATGGGTTTGAGCAGGATACATCCCTGCTTGGGAATTGCGACTTGAACATTGAACTTGCTGATAACTTTTATATCGCAGGAAACGCGAACAGTGAGTCATCTGTTCCTGGTCTGTATGCTGCAGGTGATATCCTGAAGCATGAAGGCAAGTTGAATTTAATCGCTGGAACGTTCCAAGATGCTGCGAATGCTGTTAATAAGGCGAAGCAGTTTATTCAACCAGATGCCCAAACTGTTGCGATGGTTTCGTCTCATAACGAAGTGTTCAAAGAGCGCAACCGTGAACTTGTGAAACAGATGATTCATTAG
- a CDS encoding sigma-70 family RNA polymerase sigma factor, with translation MEKAEELQSMTPIGQSKEEILMWLMKEYGRDLKRLAFTYVKQEQLAEDIVQDVFVKCYKNLNSFRQDSSYKTWLYRITVNSCKDVIKSWNFKNLIISNLVGQPIHASKEKSPEEKLLTYEENDYLSNLVITLPIKLREVIIFYYYEEMKIDQISELLGINQNTVKSRLLRGKQQLKKKLERGDKRGR, from the coding sequence ATGGAAAAAGCTGAAGAATTACAAAGTATGACTCCCATAGGTCAAAGTAAGGAAGAAATCCTCATGTGGCTTATGAAAGAATACGGGCGAGACTTAAAGAGATTAGCATTTACATATGTTAAGCAAGAACAACTGGCAGAAGATATCGTCCAAGATGTTTTTGTAAAATGTTATAAAAACTTAAATTCCTTTAGACAGGATTCATCATATAAAACGTGGCTTTATAGAATTACTGTTAATAGTTGTAAGGATGTTATAAAAAGTTGGAACTTTAAAAATCTCATAATTTCAAACTTAGTTGGCCAACCCATTCATGCGTCCAAAGAGAAATCTCCCGAAGAGAAACTTCTCACATATGAAGAGAATGATTACTTATCCAATCTAGTAATAACTTTGCCAATTAAGTTAAGGGAAGTTATTATTTTTTACTATTATGAAGAAATGAAGATCGACCAAATATCTGAGCTGTTAGGTATTAACCAAAACACAGTTAAATCTAGACTTTTAAGAGGAAAGCAGCAATTGAAAAAGAAGCTGGAAAGAGGTGATAAACGTGGAAGATAA
- a CDS encoding TetR/AcrR family transcriptional regulator, giving the protein MNNKKRKVADVALKLFIEKGIQQTSIQEIIEKANISKGTFYNYFSSKNDCVADILEFLRYDASQQRIALQIGKDPSDRQVFIEQITTIMRLNQERNVTPLFEAILSSNEAELKKLVMQHRVYEMEWLSNRFIDIMGEDIRDHAFEATVLFFGMVHHMLFTLRVTNSTYSLDEVVDTLLSYIELIAPKMIMNEKIMLNHSAIDLLRTNMSKNVVTKEDILKLADQLQEHHTFNDEQQDLFDVIVNELQRERMRKVVLQPLLKPFQKLFDETPIQSQVQKFTNMLWYLLKT; this is encoded by the coding sequence ATGAACAATAAGAAAAGAAAAGTAGCTGACGTTGCATTAAAACTGTTTATAGAAAAAGGTATTCAGCAAACCTCTATACAGGAAATTATTGAAAAAGCGAACATCTCAAAAGGTACGTTTTATAATTATTTCTCCTCAAAGAATGATTGTGTTGCAGATATCCTGGAATTCCTGCGCTATGATGCAAGCCAGCAGCGGATCGCGCTCCAGATCGGTAAGGATCCAAGTGACCGCCAAGTTTTTATCGAGCAAATTACAACCATCATGCGTTTGAATCAAGAGCGAAATGTAACGCCACTATTTGAGGCTATTCTGTCATCCAATGAAGCTGAGCTCAAAAAACTAGTTATGCAGCACCGTGTTTATGAGATGGAATGGCTGTCCAATCGTTTTATAGATATTATGGGGGAAGACATCCGCGATCATGCTTTTGAAGCTACCGTATTGTTTTTTGGCATGGTCCACCACATGTTATTTACTCTCCGGGTTACGAACAGTACGTATTCATTAGATGAAGTGGTGGACACCCTTTTGTCGTATATCGAACTAATCGCGCCGAAAATGATTATGAATGAGAAAATCATGCTGAATCATTCAGCCATTGATCTGCTGCGTACGAATATGAGTAAAAATGTCGTAACCAAGGAAGATATCTTAAAGCTTGCAGACCAGCTGCAAGAACATCACACTTTTAATGACGAACAGCAGGATTTATTTGATGTAATCGTAAATGAATTACAGCGTGAACGGATGCGCAAAGTCGTCCTTCAGCCATTATTAAAACCTTTTCAGAAGCTATTTGACGAGACGCCGATTCAATCACAAGTACAAAAGTTTACGAACATGCTTTGGTATTTATTGAAGACTTGA
- a CDS encoding MDR family MFS transporter: protein MNNTDTTLEHKKPPYLMLAILFVGAFVSFLNNSLLNVALPTIMVDLEIKDYSTVQWLVTGFMLVSGVLIPASAFLITRFSNRALFITSMVIFTVGTAISAFAPNFGLLLTGRMIQAAGSSVMGPLLMNIMLVSFPREKRGMAMGIFGLVMITAPAIGPTLSGYIVEYYDWRLLFEMILPLAIISLLFAVWKLENVMPQNKKATLDYASIVLSSIGFGGILYGCSTASSDGWTDTIVLSTLITGGIALILFLLRQLKLEEPLLDIRVYKYPMFALASIIAIVNAVAMFSGMILTPAYVQSVRGISPLDSGLMMLPGAIVMAVMSPITGKLFDKFGPRALAVVGLSITAVSTYMLANLDAQSAYSYIIFVYSLRMFGLSMVMMPIMTNGLNQLPTKLNPHGTAVNNTAQQVSGSIGTAILVTLMNSVTKTEAESLMSGVDPATITEASTAALSQQALLSGIQYSFYVALGMNIVALLLALFVKRVDTSAEAVKKIENQGKPLSKPVTN, encoded by the coding sequence ATGAATAATACGGATACAACTTTAGAACATAAAAAGCCTCCTTATTTAATGCTTGCTATCTTGTTCGTCGGAGCATTTGTTTCATTTTTGAACAACTCATTGCTGAACGTCGCACTTCCGACAATTATGGTTGATTTAGAAATAAAAGATTATTCAACGGTACAATGGCTCGTCACAGGATTCATGCTTGTCAGCGGAGTATTGATTCCGGCATCAGCCTTCTTGATCACACGTTTTTCAAATAGAGCGCTGTTTATCACTTCCATGGTCATTTTTACAGTAGGTACGGCTATTTCTGCATTCGCACCGAACTTTGGACTGTTACTGACAGGACGTATGATTCAAGCTGCAGGTTCTTCCGTTATGGGACCGCTCTTAATGAACATCATGCTCGTCAGCTTCCCACGCGAAAAGCGTGGTATGGCGATGGGGATCTTTGGTCTGGTTATGATTACAGCACCAGCGATAGGACCAACATTATCAGGATATATCGTAGAATACTATGACTGGCGATTGCTTTTTGAGATGATCTTGCCTTTAGCGATCATTAGTTTATTATTCGCAGTCTGGAAGCTCGAAAACGTCATGCCTCAGAACAAAAAGGCGACACTTGATTATGCTTCCATTGTATTATCAAGTATCGGGTTCGGGGGAATCTTATACGGATGCAGTACCGCGAGTTCCGATGGATGGACGGATACCATCGTACTCAGCACACTTATTACGGGTGGTATTGCACTAATTCTGTTTTTGCTGCGTCAACTCAAACTCGAAGAGCCATTATTGGATATTCGTGTTTATAAATATCCGATGTTTGCACTTGCTTCCATTATCGCGATTGTAAACGCAGTAGCTATGTTCTCGGGGATGATCTTAACTCCGGCATACGTACAAAGTGTTCGCGGCATTTCTCCGTTAGACTCTGGACTGATGATGCTGCCGGGTGCGATTGTAATGGCTGTTATGTCGCCGATTACCGGAAAGCTGTTCGATAAATTTGGTCCGCGTGCTTTGGCAGTAGTGGGACTATCGATTACGGCTGTATCCACTTATATGCTGGCTAATTTAGATGCTCAATCGGCGTATTCTTATATCATCTTCGTTTACTCGCTGCGTATGTTCGGACTTTCGATGGTTATGATGCCGATCATGACAAACGGATTAAACCAGCTGCCGACGAAACTCAATCCGCACGGTACAGCTGTAAACAATACAGCTCAGCAAGTATCAGGTTCGATTGGAACGGCAATCCTCGTTACGCTAATGAACTCTGTAACCAAAACAGAAGCAGAAAGCTTAATGAGCGGAGTGGATCCTGCAACCATAACAGAAGCTTCAACTGCTGCATTATCACAGCAAGCGTTATTATCCGGAATTCAATATTCGTTCTATGTTGCATTAGGGATGAACATAGTAGCACTGTTGCTAGCATTGTTCGTAAAACGTGTAGATACAAGTGCAGAAGCTGTTAAAAAGATAGAGAATCAGGGCAAACCATTATCTAAACCTGTAACAAATTAA
- a CDS encoding imidazoleglycerol-phosphate dehydratase: MTSRNGSKGSQNQGSPQSQHDQEFASELISGNNNKGNEYRSKKGSKSKTKPKQSE; encoded by the coding sequence ATGACGAGTCGCAATGGAAGTAAAGGAAGCCAAAATCAAGGTTCACCGCAATCACAGCACGATCAAGAATTTGCAAGTGAACTGATAAGCGGTAATAATAACAAAGGAAACGAATATCGTTCTAAAAAGGGAAGTAAATCAAAGACTAAACCAAAGCAAAGCGAATAA
- a CDS encoding LysR family transcriptional regulator: MDFLQLKYFQKIARLNHLTRAAQELHITQPSLSQTIAKLEKDLGVPLFDRQARQIRLNRYGEVFLEKVDAALKLLEEGQREIVDMAGLERGTVSIDTTFLPLFSDMINIFRSSYPDVRFRISQVSTKERQEQLLENGELDFCISCKPIKRNGIRNLPILTEEIVLAVPFTHRFANRQSIKLSEVATEPFIHFKKGHSFREDTDELCQKSGFTPNIVCETDDSKTLIELVKSGIGVSFWLETLLEKENSFHHLRIIEPTCQRTYQLAWSEKRYLSLAARTFRDLLIEYFVKK; this comes from the coding sequence ATGGATTTCCTTCAACTAAAGTATTTTCAGAAGATTGCACGATTGAATCATTTGACACGAGCTGCACAAGAGCTACACATCACGCAGCCTTCTCTAAGTCAAACCATTGCAAAGTTAGAGAAAGATTTAGGAGTTCCTTTATTCGATCGTCAAGCCAGACAGATTCGCCTCAATAGATATGGAGAAGTTTTTCTGGAAAAGGTTGATGCTGCACTGAAACTACTTGAAGAAGGGCAGCGAGAAATTGTAGATATGGCGGGATTAGAACGAGGAACAGTTTCGATAGACACCACTTTTTTACCTCTATTTTCTGACATGATAAATATTTTTCGCTCCTCCTATCCTGATGTGCGTTTTCGTATTTCACAAGTTTCTACAAAAGAGAGGCAAGAGCAGTTACTGGAAAATGGAGAATTAGACTTTTGCATTTCTTGTAAGCCGATTAAACGGAATGGAATCCGTAATTTACCGATATTAACGGAAGAAATTGTACTAGCCGTCCCTTTCACACATCGATTTGCAAATCGGCAAAGTATTAAATTAAGTGAAGTCGCGACTGAACCTTTTATTCACTTTAAAAAGGGTCATTCTTTCCGCGAGGATACCGATGAATTATGTCAGAAGTCCGGGTTTACACCAAATATTGTCTGTGAAACAGACGACTCTAAGACATTAATAGAATTGGTTAAGTCGGGGATTGGAGTTTCTTTCTGGTTAGAAACTTTATTAGAAAAAGAAAACTCCTTTCACCATTTACGTATTATAGAGCCCACTTGTCAGCGTACCTATCAGTTAGCATGGTCCGAAAAACGTTATTTATCCTTGGCGGCACGTACTTTTCGTGACTTGCTAATCGAGTATTTCGTTAAAAAATAG
- a CDS encoding MFS transporter yields MNVSVAEETRIVRLLCFIVPFSIINIYMLNVALPDIAREFEISPSTTSWVVTISGIISALGALIYGKLADYYGIRNLATFGVLLFSIGSLLCFLSPNYPLLIVGRIIQGIGVSSIPSLAMTIPARYIAEERRGKALGIIASVMAFSGVIGPILGGILTGAHWRYLFLFSLSIILTLPLIRKWLPNEVPKQKEKIDIFSAGLLIAFIVSLMESITLLNLWLLFASFGFFVFFLWKQKKSPFPFIPFHLFHHASYRQGMFMGALNISANFGVFLVTPLLLSEVYDLKGYWIGLLMAPAAAVSALLGKYGGSLTDSKGNRYVLTISIILLSIGFLLLSTFAGYTSWTISIFLIFTEVGYIFMQPSITKLVSSHLPKEHSGIGMGVYGLFNFLTIAVAGTTITKAVEYAKIPPLNPLAILGKSGVYSNVYLFFFLLSLMNLFFLYKIMYNSNKKMIQI; encoded by the coding sequence ATGAATGTATCCGTCGCAGAAGAAACGAGAATCGTTCGATTACTTTGTTTCATTGTTCCGTTTTCCATCATTAATATTTATATGTTAAATGTTGCGCTTCCCGATATAGCAAGAGAATTTGAAATCAGTCCCTCTACTACCAGCTGGGTGGTTACCATATCCGGAATCATATCAGCCCTTGGAGCTCTGATTTACGGAAAGTTAGCCGATTATTATGGTATAAGAAACTTGGCTACTTTTGGCGTACTGCTGTTTTCAATCGGTTCTCTTTTATGTTTCTTATCCCCGAATTATCCGTTGCTAATCGTCGGTCGCATCATCCAAGGTATTGGTGTCTCTTCCATTCCATCTTTAGCCATGACCATTCCTGCTCGTTACATTGCAGAAGAAAGACGTGGAAAAGCTCTGGGGATAATCGCATCTGTGATGGCATTTTCAGGTGTCATCGGTCCTATTTTGGGTGGAATACTTACAGGAGCTCACTGGAGATATTTATTTCTCTTTTCTTTGAGTATTATTCTCACCCTTCCATTAATTCGGAAATGGTTACCAAATGAAGTTCCCAAACAAAAAGAGAAAATAGATATTTTCAGTGCAGGATTGCTAATAGCTTTCATTGTGTCTCTGATGGAATCTATCACCCTATTGAATCTATGGTTACTATTTGCAAGTTTTGGATTTTTTGTTTTCTTTCTATGGAAACAAAAAAAATCTCCCTTTCCATTTATTCCTTTTCACTTATTTCATCATGCTTCTTATCGTCAAGGAATGTTTATGGGCGCTTTAAACATTTCAGCCAATTTTGGTGTTTTCCTTGTTACACCATTACTTCTCAGTGAGGTTTATGATTTAAAAGGATATTGGATTGGATTACTAATGGCTCCGGCGGCCGCTGTATCTGCTCTATTGGGTAAATATGGCGGATCACTAACCGACAGTAAAGGCAATCGCTATGTATTAACGATTTCTATCATTCTACTCAGCATCGGTTTTCTTTTACTCTCTACCTTCGCTGGGTATACTTCATGGACCATTTCTATTTTCCTGATTTTTACCGAGGTCGGCTATATTTTTATGCAGCCTTCAATTACCAAGCTGGTTTCATCTCATCTACCCAAAGAGCATTCGGGGATTGGCATGGGAGTGTATGGTCTATTCAACTTTTTAACCATTGCTGTTGCAGGTACGACCATAACCAAAGCTGTGGAGTATGCCAAGATTCCGCCACTCAATCCTCTTGCCATACTAGGAAAATCTGGAGTTTACAGTAATGTATACTTGTTTTTCTTCCTATTATCATTAATGAATTTATTCTTTTTATACAAAATTATGTACAACTCTAATAAAAAAATGATTCAAATCTAA
- a CDS encoding NADP-dependent oxidoreductase, protein MSIPMIKAVRVHQYGGSEQLKIEHIPRLNPLAGEVLIRIYAAGVLPYDWKYRQGQFKKFRPAKFPYIPGSSFAGIIEEVGADVTEFGKGQAVFGRSEKGTYAEYTTAPIKGLSLKPEKLTFDEAVTIPGSALPAWLTLFHNGGLVAGQKVLIHAAAGGFGNLAVQLAKWKGAHVIGTCSTNNVDFVNALGADTVIDYTAERFEQKASDVDLVIDTVGGKTLERSWSVVKQGGRLLSIVEELSKEKAKEREIHIIKPSLHSMPSPEKLQKISRQIAQMLVEGKIKSVINKKFLLHEVQQAHELSQIGHGRGRIVLHIAN, encoded by the coding sequence ATGAGTATTCCTATGATAAAAGCTGTACGTGTTCATCAATACGGAGGATCAGAACAACTAAAAATAGAACACATTCCGCGCCTCAATCCATTAGCTGGAGAAGTATTGATTCGTATCTATGCCGCAGGTGTTCTCCCCTATGATTGGAAATATCGTCAAGGACAATTCAAAAAATTTCGTCCGGCAAAATTTCCCTATATTCCTGGTTCTTCCTTTGCGGGAATCATAGAAGAGGTTGGCGCAGATGTGACGGAGTTTGGTAAAGGACAAGCGGTTTTTGGTCGTAGCGAAAAAGGTACCTATGCTGAATATACAACAGCTCCTATCAAAGGACTTTCTCTAAAACCAGAAAAATTAACTTTTGATGAAGCAGTCACGATACCTGGAAGCGCCTTGCCTGCATGGTTAACTTTGTTTCATAATGGTGGATTGGTGGCAGGTCAAAAAGTGTTAATCCATGCAGCAGCTGGTGGATTTGGAAATTTAGCAGTTCAATTAGCGAAATGGAAGGGAGCCCATGTGATCGGCACTTGTTCAACAAATAATGTGGACTTTGTGAACGCTTTGGGAGCAGACACTGTGATCGATTATACTGCTGAACGGTTTGAACAAAAAGCTTCAGATGTAGATCTTGTAATTGATACAGTAGGAGGAAAAACTTTAGAACGATCATGGTCTGTTGTAAAGCAGGGAGGAAGGCTTTTGTCTATTGTGGAGGAGCTATCCAAAGAAAAAGCAAAAGAACGTGAAATCCATATAATAAAACCAAGTTTACATTCTATGCCTTCACCTGAGAAACTACAAAAGATTTCTCGGCAAATTGCTCAAATGCTAGTGGAGGGAAAAATAAAATCTGTTATAAACAAAAAATTCCTATTACATGAAGTTCAACAAGCTCATGAGCTTAGCCAAATTGGGCATGGACGAGGACGAATTGTACTCCACATTGCTAATTAA
- a CDS encoding FusB/FusC family EF-G-binding protein: MNTPFIRNHQYNLIKKQVGHLQHACNNGADPKVIEAVEFNALSTILESFPEITDSQKHTLEQFVGLRKTEEFQQYLFSLESYLEAFSQVTGKQIMKLYPKIKKLKTPNLSTIVHHKISYLGWVDIATQKLFIVYHLNGQTVGIQGRYTPASKGICFLCNGIGDVALFSAITKSKPANASPDYYKAIGNYMCVDSHECNKKITEVAVLEKFLQEVLY, translated from the coding sequence ATGAATACACCATTCATTAGAAACCATCAATATAACCTCATTAAAAAACAAGTCGGACATCTGCAGCATGCCTGCAATAACGGTGCTGACCCTAAAGTAATTGAAGCGGTAGAGTTCAATGCTCTATCCACTATTTTGGAATCGTTTCCGGAAATAACAGATTCTCAAAAACATACATTAGAACAGTTTGTGGGATTGCGTAAGACGGAAGAATTCCAGCAATATCTGTTTTCGCTGGAATCATATTTAGAGGCATTTTCACAAGTAACTGGAAAACAGATCATGAAGTTGTACCCAAAGATCAAGAAGTTAAAGACACCTAACCTAAGTACGATCGTTCATCACAAGATCAGCTATTTGGGCTGGGTGGACATCGCCACTCAAAAACTGTTTATCGTCTATCATCTGAACGGTCAAACGGTTGGTATTCAAGGACGTTATACTCCTGCGAGCAAAGGAATATGTTTTTTATGTAACGGGATTGGAGACGTAGCTCTGTTTTCAGCAATCACCAAATCCAAACCAGCGAACGCATCCCCTGATTACTATAAAGCGATCGGTAACTATATGTGCGTGGACAGCCATGAGTGCAACAAGAAGATTACGGAAGTTGCTGTATTGGAGAAGTTTCTTCAAGAGGTTCTTTACTAA
- a CDS encoding nuclear transport factor 2 family protein: MSIRFNTVQEVLENYKSAIYENDVERFISAFDSDIHIYDCWGEWECTGISLWKEIVKEWFGGLSKEGVLLKTDFADLVIEENSNLAFIHCAVTFAAYKESGEKLRQMTNRFTFGLRKVSESWSITHFHSSLPISMETGKGIFNLK; this comes from the coding sequence ATGAGTATTCGTTTTAATACAGTTCAAGAAGTGCTGGAAAACTACAAATCAGCCATTTATGAGAATGATGTTGAGAGATTTATATCTGCCTTCGATTCTGACATCCATATTTATGATTGTTGGGGAGAATGGGAGTGTACTGGTATTTCTCTATGGAAGGAAATCGTTAAAGAATGGTTTGGTGGTTTAAGTAAAGAAGGTGTATTACTCAAGACAGATTTTGCTGATCTCGTAATTGAAGAAAATTCGAATCTGGCTTTTATTCATTGTGCTGTTACTTTTGCGGCTTACAAAGAATCCGGAGAGAAACTTCGTCAGATGACGAACAGATTTACATTTGGTTTAAGAAAAGTAAGTGAATCGTGGTCCATCACTCATTTTCATTCATCTTTGCCGATAAGTATGGAAACGGGCAAAGGGATTTTTAACTTGAAGTAA
- a CDS encoding YciI family protein, producing MIFLCMGYFNPEKMNARPRAEIEAVMCECQPVVENFYESGKVLIDAGLESETKSLRRVNGKVIVTDGPFTETKELIGSIFIFEAEGMDEAIRLASLHPTTQISRGEEFGWRIEIRPVHYFKNDK from the coding sequence ATGATATTTTTATGTATGGGCTATTTCAACCCTGAAAAAATGAATGCACGCCCAAGGGCAGAGATTGAGGCCGTTATGTGTGAATGCCAGCCCGTCGTTGAGAATTTTTATGAAAGCGGTAAGGTGCTGATTGATGCCGGTCTGGAGTCAGAGACCAAAAGCTTACGCCGTGTGAACGGTAAGGTAATCGTAACAGATGGTCCGTTTACAGAAACGAAAGAGCTGATCGGCAGCATATTCATTTTTGAAGCAGAGGGCATGGATGAGGCGATCCGGCTAGCCTCTCTTCATCCGACAACACAAATCAGCAGAGGGGAAGAGTTTGGCTGGCGCATCGAAATCCGTCCTGTTCATTACTTTAAGAACGATAAATGA
- a CDS encoding LVIVD repeat-containing protein, with translation MKSEILVKTALVGALVFSAGGTSVLAHDEIGGGEEKGDNLAGVELTVPLLEGSKNTGNLKEVAAVPLKEIRDGVKNSTGDVYAHKGFAYLGTHRANGGGGGVRVFDMKDPSNPVEVSVFAAIQGTWQEKVIVKTVNTKHFKGDLAAVSVQKMDQKDPNSQGGFVLYDVTNPREPKKLGFWESSSSGARGTHELYLTVQGDNVYVLTADCYADYYSHGKKMDVSIVDVSNPTNPNTIYEFNPRAYIPEVSDENYDGYNWTDEEGIQRAAFAHSVKTDGTGKTAFLSYWDLGTIMLDISDAKNPVYLGRTDFASDVQGAAHSMDLAKGGTVLVETREVFGPTREGFESAYGYTMIYDIKDKTNPELLSTFRTEFTETIPNGATVHDPKVHGNTLYLSHYSGGVRTVDITDPSSPQQTGMYIPSKANIWGVFVDRNYILASDIGSGLKVLQKTGGPNMNRMGGV, from the coding sequence ATGAAAAGTGAAATTTTAGTAAAAACTGCATTGGTAGGTGCATTAGTATTTTCAGCAGGAGGAACTTCTGTTTTAGCCCATGATGAGATTGGGGGAGGAGAGGAAAAAGGCGATAACCTTGCCGGTGTCGAATTAACTGTTCCATTGCTTGAGGGAAGTAAGAATACTGGCAATCTTAAGGAAGTGGCTGCTGTTCCATTGAAAGAAATCCGAGACGGTGTAAAAAACTCAACAGGAGATGTTTATGCCCATAAAGGGTTTGCCTATTTAGGAACACACCGAGCGAATGGCGGAGGGGGAGGTGTCAGAGTTTTTGATATGAAAGATCCTTCCAACCCAGTTGAAGTTTCAGTATTTGCTGCTATTCAAGGTACCTGGCAAGAAAAAGTAATCGTCAAAACGGTAAACACGAAACATTTTAAAGGTGACCTAGCGGCAGTAAGTGTCCAAAAGATGGATCAGAAAGATCCAAATTCACAGGGCGGTTTTGTATTATATGATGTTACGAATCCTCGTGAACCTAAAAAGCTCGGTTTCTGGGAATCCTCTTCTTCTGGAGCAAGGGGTACACATGAGCTGTATTTGACCGTACAAGGAGATAATGTTTATGTTCTGACTGCGGATTGCTATGCTGACTATTACTCGCATGGCAAAAAAATGGATGTTTCCATTGTGGATGTATCCAACCCTACGAATCCGAACACCATTTATGAGTTTAATCCTCGTGCCTACATACCTGAAGTCAGCGATGAAAATTATGATGGTTACAATTGGACAGATGAGGAAGGCATACAGCGTGCTGCGTTTGCTCATAGTGTAAAAACAGATGGAACAGGAAAAACGGCTTTCCTTTCTTACTGGGATTTAGGGACCATCATGTTAGATATAAGTGATGCGAAAAATCCTGTATATCTCGGAAGAACAGACTTTGCTTCAGATGTCCAAGGAGCGGCACATTCCATGGATCTTGCAAAAGGCGGAACTGTACTGGTTGAGACAAGAGAAGTATTCGGCCCAACAAGAGAGGGATTCGAATCTGCTTATGGCTATACGATGATCTATGATATTAAAGATAAAACTAATCCTGAGCTACTAAGTACATTTAGGACAGAATTTACCGAAACGATCCCTAATGGGGCTACTGTCCATGATCCAAAGGTGCACGGGAATACATTATACCTTTCACATTATTCTGGCGGAGTCAGAACGGTCGATATCACCGACCCATCTTCACCACAACAAACAGGTATGTATATCCCAAGCAAAGCAAACATATGGGGAGTTTTTGTGGACCGGAACTATATCTTGGCATCTGATATCGGATCTGGCTTAAAGGTTTTACAAAAAACCGGCGGTCCCAACATGAACAGAATGGGTGGAGTATAA
- a CDS encoding DUF3986 family protein, giving the protein MDKLYDDKYHLHLGYYENNCDYESIAYKRLSEDVWDIFFDFKHYGIKNTTQENELTLVGNGTRIFSIHDKELNYDIGVKRFEKWLTLHKII; this is encoded by the coding sequence ATGGATAAATTGTATGACGATAAATATCATCTGCATTTAGGTTATTATGAAAATAACTGTGATTATGAGTCTATTGCTTACAAGAGACTATCAGAGGATGTATGGGATATCTTCTTTGATTTTAAACATTATGGGATCAAAAATACTACCCAAGAAAATGAATTAACATTAGTGGGAAATGGAACAAGAATTTTTTCAATCCACGACAAGGAACTTAATTATGATATCGGAGTTAAACGATTTGAGAAGTGGCTAACCTTACATAAAATAATCTAA